The Dehalogenimonas lykanthroporepellens BL-DC-9 genome includes a window with the following:
- a CDS encoding ribosomal protein L28 (KEGG: deg:DehalGT_0999 ribosomal protein L28~TIGRFAM: ribosomal protein L28~PFAM: ribosomal protein L28), whose product MKCDYCGKTPQYGHNVSHSKRRTNKRSEPNCHPAKVLVDGKPMKLSLCTRCLRTLAKTAAA is encoded by the coding sequence ATGAAATGCGATTACTGTGGCAAGACCCCCCAATATGGACATAATGTAAGTCACTCCAAGCGGCGAACCAACAAGCGCTCTGAGCCGAACTGCCATCCGGCCAAGGTATTGGTCGACGGCAAACCGATGAAGCTCTCCCTCTGCACCCGCTGTCTGCGGACGCTGGCAAAGACCGCCGCCGCCTAG
- a CDS encoding DAK2 domain fusion protein YloV (KEGG: deg:DehalGT_1000 DAK2 domain fusion protein YloV~TIGRFAM: DAK2 domain fusion protein YloV~PFAM: Dak phosphatase): MSVQNSMSGYEMRDMLAAAAVWLEKSASDIDALNVFPVPDGDCGTNMLLTLRSAVDESTKVTANDVGQISTAISKGALMGARGNSGVISSQIWSGVAQVFKNKPAVSATDWAVAWTQAVDTAYKGLSNPVEGTILTVLKDVAAAARKSAAEDESIPMLFEKAMEAASESVARTPSLLPVLRDAGVVDAGGQGLFTLLEGFLHYLRGETEQMQFKKSRVIASLVPIGARTVGLSSADEEPFGYCTEFLLKGENLDPENIRARLKRKGESLIVVGDDTTVRVHIHAIAPGRVLNVVTKLGTVHKVSIRNMDEQHEDFLALQKDRQPAMEIAIVAIVAGDGFADVFSSLGAAAIVPGGQTMNPSTKDILQAVERVGSNKIIILPNNKNIVPAAQQVSQLTSKKIAVIATETLPQGVSALLAFDYEADFDTNVQRMADASCQARTIEITHAVRDTKINGLVIKKNQAIGLLDGRLAAVDETSDKVLADLLSKTDLSQVEVVTLYYGGDADEETANRLAAELTGKYPSIQVEVVSGGQPHYDYIVSLE, translated from the coding sequence ATGTCAGTTCAGAACTCCATGTCCGGTTACGAGATGCGCGATATGCTGGCCGCCGCCGCGGTGTGGCTGGAAAAAAGCGCTTCGGATATAGACGCCCTTAATGTATTTCCGGTGCCCGACGGTGACTGCGGCACCAACATGCTCCTGACACTGAGGTCAGCGGTCGATGAGTCGACCAAGGTCACGGCCAATGATGTCGGCCAGATATCGACCGCCATTTCCAAAGGCGCTCTGATGGGCGCCCGGGGCAACTCCGGCGTGATATCCTCCCAGATATGGAGCGGTGTCGCCCAGGTGTTCAAGAACAAACCTGCCGTCAGCGCCACGGACTGGGCTGTCGCCTGGACCCAGGCGGTTGATACCGCCTATAAGGGTTTGTCCAACCCGGTCGAAGGCACCATCCTGACCGTGCTCAAGGATGTCGCCGCCGCCGCCAGAAAATCAGCGGCTGAAGACGAATCCATTCCGATGCTGTTTGAAAAAGCAATGGAAGCCGCTTCGGAATCGGTAGCTAGAACTCCATCACTGCTACCGGTTCTGCGTGACGCCGGCGTCGTTGATGCCGGCGGCCAGGGGCTTTTTACTTTATTGGAAGGCTTTCTCCATTACCTGCGTGGCGAAACCGAACAGATGCAGTTCAAGAAATCCCGGGTCATCGCCAGTTTGGTTCCGATCGGAGCCAGGACTGTTGGCCTGTCGTCAGCTGACGAAGAACCATTCGGTTACTGCACCGAATTCCTGCTCAAAGGTGAGAACCTGGATCCGGAAAATATTCGCGCCCGTCTGAAACGAAAAGGGGAATCTCTGATTGTGGTTGGTGATGACACCACGGTCAGGGTTCATATTCACGCCATCGCTCCCGGACGGGTGCTGAACGTAGTGACCAAGCTCGGCACCGTACATAAGGTCAGTATCCGCAACATGGACGAACAGCACGAAGATTTCCTGGCCTTGCAGAAGGACCGCCAGCCGGCCATGGAAATCGCTATCGTAGCCATCGTCGCCGGCGACGGTTTCGCAGATGTCTTTTCCTCACTGGGTGCGGCGGCTATCGTTCCCGGGGGACAGACCATGAACCCTTCCACCAAAGATATTCTGCAGGCGGTGGAGCGGGTGGGCTCCAACAAGATAATCATTCTGCCGAACAATAAAAACATCGTCCCGGCGGCGCAACAGGTCAGTCAGCTGACCAGCAAGAAGATTGCCGTCATTGCCACCGAAACCCTGCCCCAGGGCGTATCCGCGCTCCTGGCCTTCGATTACGAAGCAGATTTCGACACCAATGTACAGCGGATGGCAGACGCCTCCTGCCAAGCCCGCACTATTGAAATCACCCACGCTGTCAGGGATACCAAGATCAACGGCCTGGTAATCAAGAAGAATCAGGCTATCGGACTCCTGGACGGGCGCCTGGCCGCCGTCGATGAAACTTCGGACAAGGTACTGGCCGATCTGCTGTCCAAAACCGACCTGTCCCAAGTCGAAGTGGTAACGCTGTATTATGGCGGTGACGCCGACGAAGAGACGGCTAACCGCCTGGCCGCCGAACTGACCGGCAAATACCCGTCAATACAGGTTGAAGTCGTCTCCGGTGGTCAGCCTCATTACGATTATATCGTGTCCCTGGAATAA
- a CDS encoding hypothetical protein (KEGG: csa:Csal_0466 MerR family transcriptional regulator), whose protein sequence is MQSLRDESGYGRVLVGKRSEVLRWWEDSSGWISTPVGKRFTAKRNRKRYDRDIEWLNQGRGQVRSGVSYNANCQQDPLLFQGHDIIVMRLTTGDDFNLY, encoded by the coding sequence TTGCAGTCATTGAGGGATGAATCGGGCTATGGCCGGGTGTTAGTCGGGAAAAGGTCGGAAGTACTCAGATGGTGGGAAGACTCATCGGGGTGGATATCCACCCCGGTCGGTAAACGATTCACTGCCAAAAGAAACCGTAAGCGGTACGACCGTGATATCGAGTGGCTCAACCAAGGCAGGGGGCAGGTTCGAAGCGGAGTCAGTTACAATGCGAATTGTCAGCAGGACCCCTTGTTATTCCAGGGACACGATATAATCGTAATGAGGCTGACCACCGGAGACGACTTCAACCTGTATTGA
- a CDS encoding ATP-dependent DNA helicase RecG (SMART: DEAD-like helicase ; helicase domain protein~manually curated~TIGRFAM: ATP-dependent DNA helicase RecG~KEGG: deg:DehalGT_1005 ATP-dependent DNA helicase RecG~PFAM: DEAD/DEAH box helicase domain protein; nucleic acid binding OB-fold tRNA/helicase-type; helicase domain protein): MPIDIAKLRAVIELEGRKNYNDTAVIGGLNRFLANWAEEAGRALTDQNRLNQLRSHLARFDYAAVLPAKRPAALQQLLSLANELEKPSRPEPPQASAPPKTDTKPVTPAVKKQTVTRPIHSPASLELPVTSLKGINDSTGSRLRKLGIHTVRDMLYHFPSRHVDYSRTTPIAELSPGPEQTIVATVWEVRTTTPGGRRSTEAIVGDETGNIRALWFNNPYLTRQIHANDRLVLSGKIGVFKNTLVFESPEWEKLENRELVHTGRLAPIYPLTAGLFPRQMRKLMKEVVDGFAPSLEEYLPEDIRARRDLITLPEAVAQAHFPDDYEAKDAARSRLAFDELFVLQLGVMARKRAWRLSRPGLPTPTDQSLLKRFLDSLSFQLTAAQRRSLNDILDDMSRSEAMSRLLQGDVGSGKTVVATAAALMSVAAGYQCAFMAPTEILAEQHYRSVTGMLDILASDRQESAGVTSFLGILPDRPLTVALLIGDAKASGKKLIRDRIRNGDIDLVIGTHSLVQKSLKFQKLGLAIIDEQHRFGVEQRQNLRQKGNNPHLLVMTATPIPRTLALTLYGDLDLSVIDELPPGRQAIRTRWLKPEQRASAYAFIRKQVELKQQAFIICPLVEESEAIQARAATAEYEKLKMEIFPEYRLGLIHGRMSAAEKESVMKAFDQGRLDILVSTPVIEVGIDVPNATVMLIESADRFGLSQLHQFRGRVGRGREQSYCMLLADNPSEVANARLSVIENSQDGFSLAEEDLRLRGPGEFFGTRQSGLPDLKMARLSDVPILEAARAEAMRLFENDPELKEPEHRRLYFELTRVWPQTGELS, encoded by the coding sequence ATGCCGATAGACATCGCCAAACTGCGAGCCGTCATCGAACTGGAAGGCCGCAAAAATTACAATGATACCGCCGTCATCGGTGGCCTTAATCGCTTTCTGGCCAACTGGGCAGAGGAAGCCGGCCGCGCTCTCACCGATCAAAATAGGCTAAACCAGCTACGTTCACATTTGGCGCGCTTCGACTACGCCGCTGTTCTGCCGGCAAAACGACCAGCGGCGCTCCAGCAACTGCTGTCGCTGGCAAACGAATTAGAAAAGCCGTCCCGCCCTGAACCTCCTCAGGCGTCAGCACCCCCTAAGACGGACACCAAACCGGTTACCCCGGCGGTCAAAAAGCAAACCGTCACCCGTCCGATACACTCGCCTGCCTCCCTGGAACTGCCGGTCACCTCCCTGAAAGGCATCAATGACAGTACCGGAAGCCGGCTTCGTAAACTGGGCATTCACACCGTTCGGGACATGCTGTATCACTTCCCCAGCCGTCATGTAGACTATTCCCGGACCACCCCCATCGCCGAACTATCACCCGGCCCGGAACAGACAATCGTAGCCACGGTCTGGGAGGTAAGAACGACCACCCCCGGCGGGCGGCGCTCCACCGAAGCCATAGTGGGCGATGAAACCGGCAATATCCGAGCGCTGTGGTTCAATAATCCCTATCTGACACGCCAGATTCACGCCAACGACCGGTTGGTACTCTCTGGCAAGATAGGCGTCTTCAAAAACACCCTGGTCTTTGAATCCCCGGAATGGGAAAAACTGGAAAACCGGGAGCTGGTTCACACCGGTCGTCTGGCGCCGATATATCCGCTAACCGCCGGCTTATTCCCCCGACAGATGCGCAAGCTGATGAAGGAGGTGGTGGATGGTTTCGCCCCTTCTCTGGAGGAGTACCTGCCGGAAGACATCCGCGCCCGGCGCGATCTGATAACTTTGCCGGAAGCGGTAGCTCAGGCCCATTTCCCGGATGACTACGAAGCCAAGGACGCCGCCCGCTCCCGCCTGGCCTTCGATGAACTGTTCGTTCTGCAACTGGGCGTCATGGCCCGCAAAAGGGCCTGGCGCCTTTCCCGGCCCGGCCTGCCGACGCCGACTGACCAATCACTGCTGAAACGTTTTCTGGATTCCCTGTCCTTTCAGCTGACAGCCGCCCAGCGTCGTTCTCTGAACGATATCCTGGACGATATGAGCCGGAGTGAAGCCATGAGCCGCCTGCTTCAGGGCGACGTGGGCTCCGGTAAGACAGTCGTGGCCACTGCCGCGGCGCTGATGTCGGTCGCCGCCGGTTATCAATGCGCCTTCATGGCGCCGACCGAAATACTGGCCGAACAGCACTACCGCTCGGTGACCGGCATGCTGGACATCCTGGCTTCTGACCGGCAGGAGTCAGCGGGCGTAACCTCTTTCCTGGGCATACTGCCTGACCGACCGCTGACCGTAGCCCTGCTCATCGGTGATGCCAAGGCATCCGGGAAAAAGCTCATCCGCGACCGCATCCGCAACGGCGATATCGACCTGGTCATCGGTACTCATTCCCTGGTGCAGAAGTCGCTGAAGTTCCAGAAACTGGGACTGGCGATAATTGACGAACAGCACCGTTTCGGCGTGGAACAACGCCAGAATCTCCGCCAGAAAGGTAATAACCCTCACCTGCTGGTGATGACGGCTACACCCATCCCCCGCACCCTGGCGCTGACGCTTTACGGCGACCTTGACCTGTCGGTCATCGACGAACTGCCACCGGGGCGTCAGGCCATCAGAACCCGGTGGCTGAAACCGGAACAGCGGGCTTCAGCCTACGCCTTCATCCGCAAACAGGTCGAGCTGAAACAGCAGGCATTCATCATCTGCCCCCTGGTGGAGGAGTCAGAGGCGATACAGGCGAGGGCGGCCACCGCCGAATACGAGAAACTGAAAATGGAAATCTTCCCGGAATACCGTCTGGGGCTGATTCACGGCCGGATGTCGGCGGCTGAGAAGGAATCGGTGATGAAGGCCTTCGACCAGGGAAGGCTGGATATCCTGGTCTCCACTCCGGTAATCGAGGTCGGCATCGACGTGCCTAACGCCACGGTGATGCTCATCGAATCCGCCGACCGCTTCGGTCTGTCACAGCTCCACCAGTTCCGGGGTCGGGTCGGCCGGGGCCGGGAGCAGAGCTACTGCATGCTGTTGGCCGACAACCCGTCCGAGGTGGCCAATGCCCGGCTGTCGGTCATCGAAAACTCCCAGGACGGCTTTTCCCTGGCTGAGGAAGACCTCAGGCTCCGCGGGCCGGGAGAATTCTTCGGCACCCGCCAGTCCGGCCTGCCCGATCTCAAGATGGCCCGTCTATCCGATGTGCCTATTCTGGAAGCCGCCCGCGCCGAAGCCATGCGCCTGTTCGAGAATGACCCGGAACTTAAAGAACCGGAACACCGACGGTTGTACTTCGAACTCACCCGGGTCTGGCCGCAGACCGGTGAGTTGAGCTAA
- a CDS encoding excinuclease ABC, C subunit (TIGRFAM: excinuclease ABC, C subunit~PFAM: excinuclease ABC C subunit domain protein; Excinuclease ABC C subunit domain protein; UvrB/UvrC protein; helix-hairpin-helix motif~KEGG: dev:DhcVS_999 excinuclease ABC, C subunit~SMART: Excinuclease ABC C subunit domain protein; Helix-hairpin-helix DNA-binding class 1), producing the protein MTSAYIDEQVQRLPADPGVYLMKNASGQIIYVGKAVNLKNRVRSYFRANARLDDKTRLLVDEARDLEFLVTATEQEALILELNLIKRHRPHYNIMLKDDKSYPYLHITAGEWPRLEVTRRYTEGDGRYFGPFTDTRSVRQVLELLRRIFPFRSCARNLKHVKRPCLEYDMKRCPAPCSGKIAPEDYQKSIEQITRFLEGKQDSVVRQLRREIESAAARLEFEQAAMLRDRVRDIEQVISAQRIAVKARGELDAVAQIRNDNESFVMVFFIRGGKLVGREHFILKGTAGENPGAVLGSFVSQYYSAATHIPPLVLLESPPDDQQMLEAWLTERRDGRVRINVPRRGARLELMNMVRDNARRGLEQYRLKKLLTGAEDHRSALEELAKVLKLKSPPGRIEGYDISNIQGTLAVGSMVVFHQGRPDSKHYRRFRIRTVAGADDFAMMKEVIDRRFRRPTDQAGDDWAKLPDLVLIDGGKGQLSAAMAALRERQYEHIPVIGLAKEREEIFIPGLSRPIVLDERSPARRLLQRIRDEAHRFALGYHGALRRKSATGSLLDAVPGIGPAKRRALIRQFGSVAGVRTASAEELATVKGITPRLARLVKESL; encoded by the coding sequence ATGACCAGTGCCTACATTGATGAACAAGTGCAACGCCTGCCGGCCGACCCCGGTGTTTACCTGATGAAAAACGCCTCCGGGCAAATCATCTATGTCGGCAAGGCGGTCAATCTGAAAAACCGGGTGCGCTCCTATTTCAGAGCCAACGCCCGGCTGGATGACAAGACCCGTCTGCTGGTCGACGAAGCCCGCGATCTGGAGTTCCTGGTAACGGCTACCGAACAGGAAGCGCTGATACTGGAACTCAACCTGATAAAACGCCATCGGCCGCATTACAACATCATGCTGAAGGACGACAAGAGCTATCCTTACCTGCACATCACCGCCGGCGAGTGGCCCCGACTGGAAGTCACCCGTCGCTATACCGAAGGCGACGGGCGGTATTTCGGCCCGTTCACCGACACCCGCAGTGTACGTCAGGTACTGGAACTGCTCCGCCGGATTTTCCCTTTTCGCTCCTGCGCCCGCAATCTCAAACACGTCAAACGCCCCTGTCTGGAATACGACATGAAACGTTGCCCGGCGCCCTGTTCCGGCAAGATCGCCCCAGAAGACTACCAAAAGTCTATCGAACAAATCACCCGGTTCCTCGAAGGCAAGCAGGACAGCGTGGTGCGCCAGTTGCGCCGGGAAATCGAGTCAGCCGCCGCCCGTCTGGAGTTCGAACAGGCGGCCATGTTGCGCGACCGGGTCAGGGACATCGAGCAGGTCATCTCAGCCCAGCGCATCGCCGTCAAGGCCAGGGGCGAACTGGACGCCGTTGCTCAGATTCGTAACGACAACGAAAGTTTCGTCATGGTCTTCTTTATCCGGGGCGGTAAGCTGGTGGGTCGGGAACACTTCATCCTGAAAGGCACCGCCGGAGAAAACCCGGGAGCGGTGCTGGGCAGTTTCGTCAGCCAGTATTACAGTGCCGCTACCCACATACCGCCGCTGGTTCTGCTGGAATCACCACCGGACGACCAGCAGATGCTGGAAGCGTGGCTCACCGAACGCCGTGACGGCCGGGTCCGTATCAATGTGCCCCGCCGCGGGGCGCGACTGGAACTGATGAATATGGTGCGAGACAACGCCCGCCGTGGTCTGGAGCAATACCGCCTGAAAAAACTGCTGACCGGCGCCGAAGATCACCGCTCAGCCCTGGAGGAACTGGCAAAGGTACTTAAACTGAAGTCACCGCCCGGCCGCATCGAAGGCTATGACATTTCCAATATCCAGGGCACGCTGGCAGTAGGCAGTATGGTAGTCTTCCACCAGGGCCGGCCGGATTCTAAGCACTACCGGCGCTTTCGTATAAGGACTGTCGCCGGCGCCGATGACTTCGCCATGATGAAGGAGGTCATCGACCGTCGTTTCCGCCGCCCCACCGACCAGGCGGGAGATGACTGGGCAAAGTTGCCCGACCTGGTGCTTATTGACGGCGGCAAAGGCCAGTTGTCCGCGGCCATGGCCGCGCTCAGGGAGCGGCAGTACGAACACATCCCCGTCATTGGGCTGGCCAAAGAGCGTGAGGAGATTTTCATTCCGGGACTATCCCGCCCCATCGTTCTGGACGAAAGGTCCCCGGCCCGAAGACTGCTCCAGCGGATTCGGGATGAAGCCCACCGCTTCGCCCTGGGTTACCACGGCGCCCTCCGCCGGAAATCAGCCACTGGTTCGCTGTTGGATGCCGTCCCCGGTATCGGTCCGGCGAAACGACGCGCCCTCATCCGCCAATTCGGCTCAGTCGCCGGGGTTCGAACCGCTTCCGCCGAGGAACTTGCCACGGTAAAGGGTATAACGCCGCGGCTTGCCCGCCTGGTAAAAGAGAGCCTGTAA
- a CDS encoding conserved hypothetical protein (KEGG: kol:Kole_0840 hypothetical protein), producing the protein MDWILIFLILDSGLAILIGIFIVRRIKQWNVAREREITALRDNAERLSGTFAPGDTAPLPPPVARYLKKSLNSDATLISTAHLTQTGRIRFNDRWINLSADQYYSVKPAGFIWNARMKLGPAWITARDCSINGRGDMLIKILSALPLFNVRGRQMDHASLMRHLSELPWLPTALLSPDIAWRAIDDRSAEATITSGEISATGTFNFNDDDEITSFTTPERYRYDTNRTEPWTGRFADYRQFGRYVIPTKAVAVWKGKDGDFEYIELTVTSTEFE; encoded by the coding sequence ATGGACTGGATTCTGATATTTCTCATCCTTGATTCCGGACTGGCGATACTCATCGGTATCTTCATCGTCCGCCGCATCAAGCAGTGGAACGTCGCCAGGGAGCGGGAAATCACGGCGCTACGGGATAATGCCGAAAGATTGTCCGGTACCTTCGCTCCCGGAGACACCGCGCCCCTGCCACCGCCCGTCGCCCGGTATCTGAAAAAGTCCTTGAACAGCGACGCCACACTTATCTCCACGGCTCACCTGACCCAGACCGGCCGTATCCGTTTCAACGACCGCTGGATAAACCTGAGCGCCGACCAGTATTATTCCGTGAAACCGGCCGGGTTCATCTGGAACGCCAGGATGAAACTTGGGCCGGCCTGGATAACGGCAAGGGACTGCAGTATCAACGGCCGGGGTGATATGCTCATCAAGATACTGTCCGCCCTGCCGCTTTTCAACGTTCGCGGCCGGCAGATGGACCATGCTTCGCTGATGCGCCACCTGTCGGAACTGCCCTGGCTACCGACGGCTCTGTTGTCACCCGACATCGCCTGGCGGGCCATCGACGACCGCTCGGCCGAAGCCACCATTACCTCCGGCGAAATATCGGCCACAGGCACCTTCAATTTCAACGATGATGACGAAATAACCTCCTTCACCACCCCGGAGCGCTATCGTTACGACACTAACCGAACCGAACCCTGGACCGGACGTTTTGCCGATTACCGCCAATTTGGCCGGTATGTCATACCGACCAAAGCCGTCGCCGTCTGGAAAGGTAAGGACGGTGACTTCGAATATATCGAGTTGACAGTAACTTCAACCGAATTCGAATAA
- a CDS encoding Cof-like hydrolase (KEGG: dev:DhcVS_1001 HAD-superfamily hydrolase, subfamily IIB~TIGRFAM: Cof-like hydrolase; HAD-superfamily hydrolase, subfamily IIB~PFAM: Haloacid dehalogenase domain protein hydrolase type 3), whose amino-acid sequence MNNSFDLLVVDIDGTIIDAGGNISADDKAAIAATQKRGVRVALSTGRVIEACRGIIAELELDGVHIFFDGAAVYDLSAGSMVYSRPVSRTTLEPAVEFARANRIYLELYALDRYFVEEINWAEKVHREFFGLTANLADFDEIIDRETIIKCELMIHNEAEEAGAALFLKYFEGRLTGSVARTPAYPEMKFINVVEPDVSKGAALVQLAEHFKIPLERIMAIGDGTNDIPLFQQAGLKVAMGNAHDELKALADYVTGTVDDSGVASAIERYLL is encoded by the coding sequence TTGAATAATAGCTTCGATTTACTGGTGGTGGACATCGATGGCACCATCATCGACGCCGGGGGTAATATCTCGGCAGACGACAAGGCGGCCATCGCCGCTACACAAAAGCGGGGCGTCAGGGTGGCGCTCTCCACCGGGCGGGTCATCGAGGCCTGCCGCGGCATCATCGCCGAGCTGGAACTGGATGGCGTTCACATTTTTTTCGACGGGGCGGCGGTTTATGACCTGTCAGCCGGGTCGATGGTTTATTCCCGTCCGGTATCCCGAACTACACTGGAGCCGGCGGTGGAATTCGCCCGCGCCAACCGCATCTACCTGGAGTTGTACGCTCTGGATCGTTATTTTGTCGAGGAAATCAACTGGGCCGAAAAGGTGCACCGGGAGTTTTTCGGTCTGACAGCCAACCTGGCTGACTTTGACGAAATCATTGACCGGGAAACCATCATCAAGTGCGAGCTGATGATTCACAATGAAGCCGAGGAAGCCGGGGCGGCACTGTTCCTGAAATATTTCGAGGGACGGCTGACCGGTTCGGTAGCCCGCACGCCGGCTTATCCGGAAATGAAATTCATCAATGTGGTCGAACCGGACGTTTCCAAGGGCGCGGCGCTGGTTCAGCTGGCGGAACACTTCAAGATACCGCTAGAGCGAATCATGGCTATCGGTGACGGCACCAACGATATCCCGCTGTTTCAGCAGGCCGGTCTGAAGGTAGCCATGGGCAATGCCCATGACGAACTCAAAGCCCTGGCTGATTACGTCACCGGCACCGTCGATGACTCCGGGGTGGCCTCAGCCATCGAACGCTACCTGCTGTAG